In Dryobates pubescens isolate bDryPub1 chromosome 12, bDryPub1.pri, whole genome shotgun sequence, one genomic interval encodes:
- the ICOSLG gene encoding ICOS ligand yields MEPQRVSPLPDRRTQDRGLAALKVPGCCFPLPAGASGSESRSRVCKVPLAIGEGPGPAGQPPRRYSFLLLLLHTIRAVTALEEIVSRPGDNTMLSCIYHRGGLDLQSLRVYWQIANQEACSVVHALIFGQNDESKQCPHFKNRTHLFWDRLEEGNFSLLLLNVSHSDEHTYKCIVMQKKEYTDVIHQANVVLSLAASYSQPILRGPIRNTDSTEEVTFSCRSGNGYPKPNVYWINKTDNSRLPSSEPQITLHNDGTYSVFSTLKVKASPNMQIECSIENKILQENLSANYTQQKQSSDSSTESPESPGKKGRGAQAVGIISIVILMGVLVALTCWLRRRRSSKLVSYTVTFATVKEATTEVHEKDAGCTGFNVKDDKDGS; encoded by the exons ATGGAGCCGCAAAG GGTTAGTCCCCTCCCCGACCGCCGGACCCAGGATAGAGGTTTGGCGGCGTTAAaggtgcctggctgctgtttCCCTCTGCCGGCCGGGGCGAGCGGCTCTGAGAGCCGGAGCCGGGTGTGCAAGGTACCCCTCGCGATCGGGGAGGGACCCGGCCCAGCGGGGCAGCCCCCTCGGAG GTACAGCTTTCTGTTACTGCTCCTGCATACCATCAGAGCTG TTACTGCACTAGAGGAGATCGTCAGTAGACCCGGAGACAACACTATGCTGAGCTGCATCTATCACAGAGGAGGACTGGACTTGCAAAGCCTCCGTGTGTACTGGCAAATAGCTAATCAGGAAGCGTGCTCCGTCGTACATGCGCTGATCTTCGGTCAAAACGACGAGAGTAAACAGTGTCCTCACTTCAAAAACAGGACTCACTTATTCTGGGATAGATTGGAAGAAGGCAATTTTTCACTGCTACTGCTAAACGTCAGCCACAGTGATGAGCATACCTACAAATGTATAGTGATGCAGAAAAAAGAATATACTGACGTCATTCACCAGGCAAACGTGGTTCTCAGTTTAGCAG CTAGTTATAGCCAACCAATACTCAGAGGACCAATAAGAAACACTGACAGCACTGAAGAGGTGACTTTCAGCTGCAGGTCAGGCAATGGATACCCAAAGCCCAATGTTTATTGGATAAATAAAACTGACAACAGCCGTCTGCCTTCATCAGAACCACAGATCACCCTCCATAACGATGGCACTTACAGTGTTTTTAGCACACTGAAGGTTAAAGCCTCTCCTAACATGCAAATAGAGTGCTCcatagaaaataaaattctgCAGGAAAATCTATCAGCCAACT acacacagcagaagcaaagcagtGATTCTAGCACAGAAAGTCCTGAAAGCCCGGGAAAGAAAGGACGAGGTGCTCAAGCAGTTGGCATCATTTCCATTGTCATTCTGATGGGCGTTCTGGTTGCTTTAACCTGCTGGCTGCGGAGACGGAGGTCCTCTAAGCTAGTGTCCTACACAG